The genomic window GACCAGTCTGTAACGGCGCTGAGGTGAACTTTTGCAGATGCAACACTTTATTGTCTCTGTGCAACAAACACCGGACAAGCCAGAAGCTTCACAGATGgaaactattttaaggcagtccgacaaacctctaaagttgatttccaaactgcatcaagggttgatagaggcttttcccgatgacacaaaacatgtcaaacaaaaatgtgaggaagacctgggagacACTACTGACACTACATAGAACGTACCCTATGCCAGTGTAACTAAATAacatgcactcagaaatgtctttcctctgctggaggtgtaaaacatAAAAGGGGACATACTTCAATATGTTATgctcttgtgaaggctggctaaATGTTATTTTTATCCCAGTATTAGTGACAAATTTGCTtgtaaagtagtaaaaagttaagtatttggtcccacatttatagcacacaatgactacatcaaggttgttactctacacatttgttggatacattttctgtttgttttggttgtgtttctataactttattcactatttattcaggattatccataatcatggtagtatccacattcatgtagaagtatttagaaacatattctattcttattttcaatataAGTGACCCCAAAAGGGTCACATTAGATTTTGtggaaatgcaggaaatgagctttagaTGCCCATAAATTCTGAGGGAGGACCTCCAGACCCCCCACCaggttatgtcccccccacttctaaaaccaaagttgtgcccctgtATAAGAGATACATTGTATTACCATTTGCAGACTTAACAGACCTTAATCAGATAGTGATTGAATCATCTTGATCAGATTATGAAGGCCTCATGTTAGATAGCACAAGGTGTGAATGAGGCTTTAGTTTAGACTGGATTGTATGCTCAGACGAATATATCCAGTTAGCTGGAACTATACAAGGCACCAAGGTAAAGCAGATACTGTAACTTGATAAGAGTTCACTTGGGATCGTAATAATGCATGGGGTCAACAAGACACGAGCTGAAGTCAGCCaactacgattccccacatggcagcttcttgtcattgctgGTAGCTGACCTCATCGATGCGTGCTCATCATTTTCGTGAAGTTGTCAGCCAACCCATTTATCTGGAACTTTTTtttataaagaaccatgctcataaggttctaaatggaGCCTGTCTGGTGCTATAAATAAcccgttcctaatgttttataaaGAAGCATaaaaaaaaggttctatatagcaccaaaaaaggGTTACGCTATGGTCACATCCCTTTTTTGGGcaatatagaacccttttttatGGTTTCGATATAGAACCTTCATGGAGactggttctataaagaacctttcTCAATCTCAATGGTTCTTTGTAGAACCATTCATGGGTTTTTATTCTGGTTTAAAAGCCATAATATACTGTTAAAATGCAATCGTTTTTATTATTGTGTTTATTAACAAGTTAAATCAGGTGTGGTAGctctggaacagctgggggtccctgaggagagaattGAGACCTATTGACTTAGTCAACCGTTCTCAATTGACACAAGACCATACGTGAGTCTTTCACAAGACACTGTCACTGGCCATAGTCATACATAACATGTAATAGCGTAACACAACAGATTAGATCAACTGGAAGGACACTCACTCACGGTTGCACAGAAGGAGCTGTGAGCAAGCCAAGTCCCAACATTTTTGAATGAGCTGCTGCtgctacatttaaatgttttgaacCTCAAAGAACCATTGAAGGGCTCAATGGGTTCTTTGGGTcattatggttccacatagaaccaggACCCTTACCAAAAACCCCTCGAGGAACCCTCATTTTTTTATTGTATACTTCATAGAATTCAACAGAATTGGTAATGATCAATTAGTTAGTAATTAGTAATGCTGCTTGTTTTCAAGAATTGAACCTGTATTGCAATAGGGAAGATGGTGGAGGATACAGTTTTTGATATAGATATTACAATTAGACGCAAGCAAAAGGTGCAGAACATATGACACATAACATGGTAATATACAGTGGTCTGGTGCTTTCTAGATGTTTTCTATGGCAGGGTGGAAAACCAACGGCTTTTACCAGGCAGTTACAGACTTTAACTATATGAGTTTATTATGAGGGGGTTGTTGCTGCACTCCCATTCAGGTTCAGCGAAATGCTCTATTGTAAAAGCCTTTCGGGAGAGTTCCGAAGTGTGCCATGTGAATAATTAAAAAAAAGAGTGAGCTGTTTTCCTCTCTGGATGACAGCCAGAGCCAGAGCTGAGCCCTAGCTGAAGCAAAACTCCTAACCACATTCCCAGAGGAATGAGTAGAACAGGCTCTGATAATCAAGCACACGCAGACTGTTCTTCGTcctacacacagggacacagcaGGTACATAATGTTAAAGGTATAACTGTGGGCAATGGGAATTTCTCTTCCTTATGTTTGACGCCAATCAAATGCTGTCTTTTAAGATACGGGTTATTGATTAAATGATATAATAGGAAAAAAGGACAGGCAGATCGTGCAAATGAAAAAGGCAGTTCAaaggtttttttttctttctttgttgttttgtGGTTTTTAAGAGGAATCAGCCCAGAGAAAAAGCACTTTCATTTTAGTCTCAAGTTTCTTCTCTGCATTAAAAAAAGCGAAAAATTATTTTGCCAGCTTTGACTGCTGACACTTACTGGCAAAGGCTGGCAAAGGCTATGTGTACTTACAGgggttggtcagtgcatgcttgtTAGTTTCACCCCTTTTCAGCTTGGTGTTGGTGTAATGTACAAGTGCAAGGTGTGATCGTGTGGCCCTTTCTTTGGAGACCTCTGTCCTCCTCCGTCCCCTCATACTGGGTGGACAAACTGATAGACCAGTCTCTGGGAGACATCAGGCTTGCGGATGATGCCCTTCTTGTAGTACTGCCGTATGGAGCGGCTCAGCTTGTCGTAGTTCATCGCTGGACGGTTCTTCCTCAGTCCCCAGAGTCTCGCCACGTGAGCAGAGTCCTCGATTTTGAAAATACCTGACAGACAGCAGAGTGAGATTAGATATGGATTACTTTATCACTGCATTAAATTGTCATTCtctgtcttttttttaaatgcttcTGAACTCAACCCATCAGTTCTTAGAAGTCACACAGCCTGTCCTGCTCACCTTTCTCCTTGTTGAGCCAGCGGATACAGCGTCCGTAGTTGTGGGGTTTGAGGAGCAGCTCTCTGAGGAACTGCCACAGGTGGATGGGCTGGCCTGAGCATGACGAGTCTGCCTCCAACCACAGCTCCTCTCCGCCTGCACAGAGGGATGAGCTATGAACACGCGCGTGCGcgcacactgccccccccccacacacacatattttcTAACAAAGCTGCACTATACATGACCCTCTGGTCTTCTTCTTAGGAGCTATTACCCACACAACTGCCACTACTCCTTCACAAGGGCCAAGAGCACTCTGGCCCTCGAGAAATGAGATTCATGTCACTTTCTTTCCTAACAAAGCTAATAAAGAGGAGGCTAAACGTACCTGTGATTTTGCTGTCTCCCACGGAACACCTCTCTTTCATCCAGGCAGCTGtagagagggaaagaagggagagaaagagagaaagatgtaTTGTTGTATTGTTTGAACGGAATGATAAAAGCTTCATTATCCTGAGGAGAAAACAGTAGTAAACTACAGTATGTGCAGAATGTCTGTCTAAACCTGTCATCAGGGCCAGCCCCAGGCATAAGCAACAAAAGTGGTCGCTTAGGGACCCCGCAAAAAACATTTGTAATAATCATGGCTGAATACCGACCAGGAACGCAGAGCATGTGTTTAGGGGACCTGACCTTCAGGGGTCCccaattgattttgttagtcattctcactcatatatcatattaacatgggtataaccttagggcccccaaaaggctagggccctGCCAGTCATACAGCTATTATAACACACCTGACTTCCAGATGTCCAGGTGGGCGTGCAGGGTGTCTCCACACTGAGGGGACCTTTGCCTGAAGTCCTCTTCACTCATGGCACACAGGTCTTTCCCAGTGAGCTCCTGGAAGGCCTTGCCGGCCTGAGGCAGTCTATACAGGTGCTCTGTCCACAGCAACCACTTCTGGACGTTCCCCGAGCTCCACTCTATGGGGTCTGGGGATAACAGATAAGAATGGTAGCAATAACACTTTATTTTGGATAGTCCCCTATACATCTATTGATGTTGAACAAATTATTAGCAAACTAGCAGTA from Salmo trutta chromosome 16, fSalTru1.1, whole genome shotgun sequence includes these protein-coding regions:
- the LOC115151032 gene encoding SAM pointed domain-containing Ets transcription factor; amino-acid sequence: MSSPGESLSSEGSSPLFPSRLGLPESPLGDRTVAEADMAWEMEDTKPCMEALEHRGLPGLHLSCFDMLFTEDSTWLVKVTEASSGQTCPVPLPITKTEHREEPEQCPVIDSQALGLSPGLDGQEEERSLEQVQSMVVGEVLKDIETACKLLNIIPDPIEWSSGNVQKWLLWTEHLYRLPQAGKAFQELTGKDLCAMSEEDFRQRSPQCGDTLHAHLDIWKSAAWMKERCSVGDSKITGGEELWLEADSSCSGQPIHLWQFLRELLLKPHNYGRCIRWLNKEKGIFKIEDSAHVARLWGLRKNRPAMNYDKLSRSIRQYYKKGIIRKPDVSQRLVYQFVHPV